Part of the Salinigranum rubrum genome is shown below.
GGCGACTGACGCGCTGTGCTCGTCTGCGGCGCGATGGCTATTTGTCACGCGCGACGAACGGACGGGTATGGACGGCACCGACGTGGCCACCCAGGCCGACCACGGTTCGAGCGACGGACACCACGAGCATCGGAGTCGCTGGCCCATCGTCGCCGCCGTCGGGGCCGCCGCGCTGTACGGCGGGGTCGGCCTGTTGCTCGCCGGCGGGTCGCTCGTCCCTCGACTTCCGTTCGGCGGCCTCGCCGTCGTCGGCGGGGTGCTCTTGGTCGTCGGCCTCGTCGGCTGGACGTACGAGGCGTTCGTGGCCGACTACTGGACCGAGCGCGTCGACCGCTCACAGCTGTACGTCGGCGGAATGATCCTCTTTCTCGTCTCCGACGTGGCGACGTTCGCGGCGGGGTTCGTCTACTACGCCTTCATCCGCGTCGGGCCGTGGCCGCCGAGCGAACTCCCGCCGCTCCTCGGTTCGCTCGTCCTCGTGAACACGCTCATCCTCGTCGTGAGCAGCGGGACGGTCCATCTCAGCCACGGCGCACTCGAGAAAGGGAACCGCAAGCGATTCATCCGGTGGCTCGCCGTGACCGTCGCGCTTGGCGTGGTGTTCGTCGGCGGGCAGGTGTACGAGTACTACGAGTTCGTCACGCACGAGTCGTTCACGCTCTCGGGCGGCGTCTTCGCGTCCGCGTTCTACGGGCTCACGGGACTACACGGCCTCCACGTCTCGCTCGGCGTCGTCCTGCTCGCGTCCGTTCTGGTTCGGG
Proteins encoded:
- a CDS encoding cytochrome c oxidase subunit 3 encodes the protein MDGTDVATQADHGSSDGHHEHRSRWPIVAAVGAAALYGGVGLLLAGGSLVPRLPFGGLAVVGGVLLVVGLVGWTYEAFVADYWTERVDRSQLYVGGMILFLVSDVATFAAGFVYYAFIRVGPWPPSELPPLLGSLVLVNTLILVVSSGTVHLSHGALEKGNRKRFIRWLAVTVALGVVFVGGQVYEYYEFVTHESFTLSGGVFASAFYGLTGLHGLHVSLGVVLLASVLVRALRGQYTEGRDAGVRTVALYWHFVDVVWLFLVVVLYVGAVVG